The Paramisgurnus dabryanus chromosome 24, PD_genome_1.1, whole genome shotgun sequence genome contains the following window.
gcatacttgattaaatgtgaggacagtgaaattaacttattatcaatcttataatgtactcaAGTTACTcaggcaatcagtacaggacatcgctggtttattttggcttatatagtaagttatattAAGTTATGTAactcaggttagctgataaggtagcatcagagtatacaaacatttgtgcttgcctttgagttgcgggatgaccctcctgcaatcgcgcatcacttttgttttgattgtagcatcacatgtttaacaaagggtcccttgactgaagcaaatgtgatatgcatccatatgtttgctctttatctcttctttcagtccagacgcgaacttttctctacagtttatgacatacgcagcacgcagatgtcccgctacggtggctcaacgcaagccattcagcgtttgacatcaaagtaccgcgagaccagacttctccatatgcatttgattcgctgtcgcagtactttgatttcatactattgctctgcgcagcgccaaatgaagtccctcagttgtgtgtgtgcgtgtaacacctcgcgaccacagattctatccatcatcaccctctgacactttcgtctcgtttttatttgacgaataaacaatgtagcgagtaacgttaagtgttatttcaaatgtagtggagtaaagagtacaaataccaaatcaaaaatgtaattgagtagagagtaaaagttgcctatatttttgatactcagtacaagtacaaagtagcccaaaaaatacttaagtacagtaacgaagtacatttactcgagtactttacacctctgtccCAGATGTGCAGGTAGTCCATATGTGACATCATTGCATCAATGATGTCACTGCTGAGAGATTTTTGATAGGTGATGATGTCATAGAGAGAGTTGTGACATCACTCCAACAGTTCAGCTGATCTACACACAGACATGTGCACCACTTGAGTCTAACAATGACAAACAGATAGAAAGAGATGATGTTATAAAATATGATCATTAGTTTATTGTATTACAGAAGATTCTCTATATACAGAATTTCTCACCTCTTCATGTTTGTCATCAGTTCTGTTTTTAGATTTTAATTTGTTCATGCTGATGAAAAACCTGTAGGATCAGAATTCAAACTCCATAAATCAAAGTCTTCAAATCTGAATTCATATCAAAATATCCAAAGAGTGTTGTGCAGTTTTGAATTTTACTTGATATTTTTTCTTACCACATCCACAGAGCTCCTAAAATGAGAAACTGAAACAGAAACAGCAGCACAAAGACTGTGAGAAGACCAAACACTGAGATTGTTTGGATTGAGTCCATTGTTTCTGAAGAAAAACACAAAGTTAGTAATACTGAAAGTAGCTCAGTGATGATGTCATAGCTGTGATTAAATCAGAATTAAGGACTGATCCGGATTGGCTATCATTTTAATCATTTTGTACTAAAGTCAGATGTATGATGAGATGTTGTGTTACCTCCTACAGTACATGAATACTCTTGTAGCTCCTCACTGTTGATTGAGTTCAGGTACAGCTTGTTTAATAATCTCAATCCATCTGTTACCTGTTGTCCATTCTTATACCAGATGTAAGTATGTTTGTTATCCAGAGTGCAATTGGTTGAACAGCTTAATATCACTTTTTCTCCATCTATCACAGGGTCTGGGCTGCTTATCACCTGTGTACCTGAGATATCATAATACAGAATTCACATGAAATACTTTTCAGAATTAAGCTTGAAATAGTTTGTTGATTAACTCAACTGGTGGAGCATGACATGAGAAAGCCAAGGCTATGGATTTGATtcaggaaataaaaaaacattttgaatagaaatgcaaagatttaatgtaatattaatacttttctcAGAACACATAAatagaaataaagaaataaagctGCTGGAAGGAGTGTCATCAATCAACTGGGCAAATTTTTTTGGAATACTTAGACAAAAATAGACTGTCTATCCGTCTATCCAACAGAGACCAACcacatgttttgtttaattgtatGTGATGTTTAGGACAAATCTAAAATATGAGTatgcattaaattattttctcaTTTAATCTTAGGACAAGAACTAGCAAAACAGCATCCTATgcagaaaacaaaacacaaaatacGCTGCTGCTCTTAGAGTTTATTATGAGCAGTTACCTGTAACAGTAAGAAAGACTCCAGGATAACCAGAAAATGTATTTGTGTTAGTGATGAACCTGAACTGATATACATCAGAGTCACTCGTGTTGACGTCTTTGATTCTCAGTGTGTTTCCCACAAACTCCACACGACCAGCAAACCGATGATCGTCACGCAGATCTTTGTCTTTAGATGGATTGTTTACCAAATGCCAGTATGTTTCCTTTACTGTATATCCAGTGGGATGTGAGTATGAAGAGTGAATATCTACTGTTGATCCCACTAAAGCACAAACTCTTCTAGATGTGTAAGTCACACCCCAACAACCACTCTTAGAAACACCTGAAAGAAACAA
Protein-coding sequences here:
- the LOC135740971 gene encoding uncharacterized protein, producing the protein MNPESTDEVNLICDSSCNLISEKNYYWYQNGKNIKYSTNLLVPSRGNTDSYSCSEVGVNTHSSSVCVSKSGCWGVTYTSRRVCALVGSTVDIHSSYSHPTGYTVKETYWHLVNNPSKDKDLRDDHRFAGRVEFVGNTLRIKDVNTSDSDVYQFRFITNTNTFSGYPGVFLTVTGTQVISSPDPVIDGEKVILSCSTNCTLDNKHTYIWYKNGQQVTDGLRLLNKLYLNSINSEELQEYSCTVGETMDSIQTISVFGLLTVFVLLFLFQFLILGALWMWFFISMNKLKSKNRTDDKHEETQVVHMSVCRSAELLE